From Rissa tridactyla isolate bRisTri1 chromosome 10, bRisTri1.patW.cur.20221130, whole genome shotgun sequence:
AAGCACCCGAGGGAGCCAGGCCCTTAGTAAGGCGTGAGAGCAGCAAGCTTCTCCCAGAGGAGTGACAGCAGACACGTGACCCTGGCACTCCTCCTCACCCTTTCTTGGGCAGAGGATGATCCTTTCTCAGCCCTCCAGGACCCTTCTCAGAGCCTGATGTCACCCTGCCCAGCAGTTATCCTATACCACCCCTTTGGAGGCACAGGAAGGAGGTGATGGAGTTCTGCCTGGTTCTGCATGAAGCAGTTGCTGCTTCTTGTCTCCCGCTCCTCTTGGAGTTCTCACCCTAGAGGCAAAAGAAATTCAGCAAAAAATGCTTTCCTATGTTTGCCAAGCCAGGTTAGCTTTCTCACCACTGGGAAGCATCTGTAGCCGGCGCGTTTTAGTGTTGGTGGTGTCGGGAGCTGAGCAACAGCATGccgctggcagcagcagcctgctggcGTCAGAAGCCCAGCCTTGTGAACCACAGCCACGTTTGCCACTGCGAGGGGCTCTTCCCATCCcctctgcagccagaggtgcTGCGGCGTCCCCGGGAGACCCAGTGTGTGTAGCAGCTTGCGGGTGGCACTGCTGTCCTCCCACACTCTTTCAAGCTCTCTGGGGCTGATGCTGAGCCCTGCTCAGCGTCTTGGTCTCCAGGTTGTTTTGGGCCCCTCTGCTGCGGGTGGTGGGAGTTGCCTGTGCCAGGCAGCCAGGCTGGACTCAGAGCTCGGCCTTTTTGCTTGCCTTTGGTGGCTCTTGGTTAAAAGGGTGGGTTGGCCTGAAGATAAAGGGTTTGAGCTCAGCGCCTGTCATGGGGCTGGCTTTGCTAGAGCTGAGGGCAGGGCAGGACTGCTTTGCTCTCTGGGCTTCCTTGCAGTTTGTGGCTACGACTCCATGTTTGTGGCTACTTGTTGCCCTGAGTGTTTCTAGAACACAAAcgccctgcagagctgccagcatCCTCCCTCCAACCGAGAGCTTCCCTTGGAGGTGCCTCCTGTTCCCGGCCATACACGAGCAGAGCTGTGGGGTCTGCACTTTGTACAAGGGTGAGGGCAGGACAGGCTATTCCTGAGGGCATGGGGAACTCCAGAGGGAGAGGTAGACTCAGCGGAGCTGGGCTAGACCAAGATGCCCTGTGTCCTCAGatgggagcagggctgtgggatggggtGTGAATCGGTGCACCAGGACCTGCTACTGGCACCTGGGGATGGGTGGGATCCATGCAGCTGGATGTACTCTCCTGCAGCAAACCCCAGCAGACCGGTGAACGCTACTGGGGTGAGGGCAAGGGAAAAAgcttcccagctccctgcttttGCCACCTTCACGGAGGCACCTCGAGCAGGACTGTCTTCAGCAGGTTGTTCGAGCTCCTCTATGGAAGCCGTAACACCGGAGGGTGAAACTGAGACCAGCCCTTGGGCCAGGAGCTCCCAGACCCTGTCAGGGAGCTGGCTCTTCCTGGGAGGGCAAGTCTAAGGCGGTAGGGGGGAgcaccctgcccgccctgccctctcCCCGGGGCAGGCAGAGTAGAGGTGTCCTGTTTCCAGGCCAGGCCCCGCTGGCACTGTCTGTAAACCGGTGGAGAGATGAATATGCAAGGTGCAGTCATGCTGGTTAAGCTCCCAGCTGGTGGGCGGGAGGGGGAGGAACTCTCTTCTTGCCAGGGAGCTCTGCTCTCATCTGTCACGGGAGACTGTCCCAGgcctgctcctgcttctcccctttcttccttcttaggGCGTTACTCGCTCCCGTTCCCGCCCTCTTACATGGGACACTGTTTGACTGAAATAGCTGCCGCCCCAAGCTGTGGGGCGGGCTGCCCCAGTTGACCCTGGAGGCTCGATTTTGCAGACTGGGGCCTCCCCATGTCCTCGCCCTCGGCTCTGCCTCTGGGTGTTCTTAGCGCCGGCGGCTCCTCTGGGCCAGTGTTGCTGTAGTGGGAGCCATGAGCATGACAATTGCTTTCCAGGTTTTTAATGAGTGCCACATACGGAAGACCCCTGGTTGTATCTTGGGAGCTCTGACAAGCCCATGCTTTTGGCAGTAAGCGTTGTAACAGCTGTGATGAGGTAGGTTTCCTCACTGAGCTCTGCATGGGGCTTCCCATAAAAGCTGCAGTGGAGGTCGTGTCAGGGCACCAGCCCTGGGAGGGTCTGGCGCTGGGGCAGAGAGCAGATCCTGATGTTGTTCGGCCTTCTccacctgctcctcctgccacGTTTGCTCTCTCCTCTCTTTAGGCCACTAGTTCCTTGCCAGAGAGTTTGACCACAGAGAGTCGCCAAGATAGCTGGGCCAGGAAGAAAACGTCGCACCCCTGACCCAGACTCCATTACCGACCCCGGTGGGCCGTTTGTGTCCTCCAAACGGCAGAAAATGTCCAGCAGCACCAATGCCCCTGGCCAGAGGAGAGTGTCTCGGGGCTTGGATGATGCCGCCAACAAGAAGAAGCAGAAGGATCGAGCCAACCAGGAGAGCAAGGAAGGTGAGAGCCCCTCGGCAGCGCTGTGGCGAGCAGGCCTGTGGTTTCTCGGCCCTGCAGGGTGGGAGCCTTGCAGCCATCTGCTGCAGGATAAGCAGATTTAACTAATCGCTTCCTGCAGCTGATGGTAAACCGTATGATGTGGGATCCTCTTCGACAGAGTGTCCTCCCTGGACCTGTAACCTCCTTCCTTCGCGCGCTACTTAGCCCCAGCTATGTGAGGAAGGTCGAACCTGTGGCTTTGTTACCTTGAGCCTGGAGTTGGCCTCAGTGGTTGTTTCTAGACTCTGCTTTTGGCTGAGGCAGAGCTGCCCTGATCCAGAGGCAGTGGGACTGAAGCCGGTGGGTGCTTTTGCAGCTGGAGGCAGTGCTGCTTCCCCATCCGTTTGCCGAGGCCAGATGCTGCAAAGCAGCGACACAGTGTTGACAGCGCCCGCCAAGTGCGGGGCCTGTGGGTGGGGCTGGTGCTTTAGCTTCTGTGTCAGGGCAAGGTGTGGCTCAAGTGGAATAGTTGCTGTGGAATAATTCCCTCTGTAGCTGTGTGTATCTGATGATGAAAACTATGCTTCAGGTGCAGGCTCTGGTGTGGGGCAGGTAATGCCTGCGGGCAGGATGCAGGCAAGAgttcctgcagccctgggaaatTGCTCGATTTTTCTGCCTGCTCCATTATGACTGTTGTAACCTCAAAATCACAGGGTGTTTTATAGGCCAAGGTAAATGAGCGCTTGCTGAGGTCTctgctggagcagccagctgcagTCCCCGATGCAAAACCCCAGAGTGCAGAGAGTGCAGCGTTGCACCTCGTCTCACATGGGAGGTGTGCTGTATCTCTGGTAAGGCCTGACCCTCCGCACCTTCTGATGCAGGGGGCTTCTgccttcccaggggctgcagtgcAGCCACGCTGCCTCTGTCCCCTCTGTGCAGGGGTGGTGAGGGATGGAACGAGCTGTAGATCCTTCAGACAGTACCGCTGCAGTGCTTACCATGCTGCCAGCCCCACTGACACCTTTGCACCAGTGACTGTGGTGGTCAGCAGAGGTTTCCTACTGGTTTGTAGCCCATCAAGGGAGGCAGTGACAGCCCTCTGAGCACTCCAGGGTGGAGACCACAGTTCCCgttgctgctgtttctctgctcCAGGACAGCGTGCTGTTGCTTTGAGCCCCTTGCCTGGCAGAGCTCACTGCCCTGTGGGGGTGGAGCAGGCCATGAGACACTTCTGGCTGTTGGAGGTAATCCTGTGGGGAGCAGGGATTAGGTGTCAGGTCAGTTTGGTTCCCCAGCCTGATCTGGAAGGAGGTTTTGGCTGCGGACACTGGTAGCTTGTGCTGGAATGGGAATGCTAAAGTGCAGCTGGGCTGTGTGGTTCTCTTGTTACAGCAGAATTTGTTTGAATGGTTTGAGCATGACCAAACATCAGGTTCTCCCTGTCTGATCAAGGCAGGACTCTTCTGCATGCCTGGAGGCTGAGGGCCCGGTGCGCTGAGCAGGGGCACACAGCCCGGTTACCACAAGCTCGACACTGAGACATGCCTCAAAGCAGCGCTGTCTGTGCAGTGCAGCGATGTTGTGTTGCTTCTACTGGGGTGCTGGTTAGACTGAGATATGGTGGTGTGGCCCAGAGCAGTGGTGCTGGGAGCTGACTTGCTGTGGTGCCCCAGGCAGCGTTCCAGGGAAGGGAGAGGTGtgaggaagcagaggaggaaaatgaacagCACATGCAGGATGCCTAGACAGAGGTTCAGGGGATAAAGAGGTGGCGTTTGAGATTTTGGGCATCAGCGTGCTGGCCCATGCTCTGAGATAACGGAATGACAGACCTGCCTGCACTTTGCTTCTCTGCCCACCAGTGTCTCACCCTGAGCTCGAGCAGGCTGAGACTGCCCAGGAGAAGGACTCAGAGGAGGGTAAGTCAAGGTGTGCGTCAGCTGTCAGTGCATGGCCATGGAGTGCCCTTGCCGAGGGATCTGAAACTCTCACATTGTCGTTGTCCCATGCTCAAGTGTTGAGCAGAACTAACCTGAGTGCTCCTTGCCACAGCGTTTGTTTTAACAGGATGCAGTCTTCCCAGGGGCCTGGAAGGATGCACATGGCTGGGAAGGGCTTGTCTGCAAGGAAGAGGCCCTCAGCACATGGCAGGCTGCTTCTGACGCAGGTGTCATGGTGCTGCTGAGCACATCTGTCCTGCTTGTTTctgagcagggagctgggctgggctgggaaaaTCCCAATCCATGTCACCCAGTGAGTGCTGATGACTGTTTCTGCCTTGATCCAGGTCTGCTTTGAGGGCAGATGGAGTAGGATACCCTTATGCCACAGAGGGCAGAATTAACCTGACTGAAATTAAGGTGATATAAATCACCTTTTTGCCTTGAAGACTTCAGAACACCGCAGGGCCAGACCTGGAGCCTGGCAGGCACCTGGTGGGCGTTCTACCTGCAGTGGAGTGACACTGCCACACCATTTTCTTCCTGGATGTGGCCTTCTTGCCCGGCTGGCCAGGCAACCACCCGTGTTTCAGTCGTGGTAACAGTGCTCACCTGGCAGGAGTACAGTGCTTTCGTGGTAGCAGCTGGGCTGCTCAGTTTGCATATGCAAAGAGGAAGTGGCAATTTCTGGTTGTGGGCAGAGTCCACTTGAATCCCCAGAGTAATTCTGTGGCTTCCTCGTTCCCTGGGGAAAGCAGCAATTGCTTTGTAGTTGGCAGGAGCCACCCCTTCTTCCCAGCCACTGCTGCTGCACGTGATGGGGCTGAGAGCAGCGCTGCCTTTCTGATCTCTCTAGTTCCCACCAGCATTCACCTGCCCTGCCACAACTTGTGCTCTTGTTTGTGGCCTGTCTGATGAGAGCAGGTTGCAAGCTTCCTGTTTGATTGGCATGACCTGTGTTCCCTGCGTCGACCTCCTTGAACTGAGCGTGCATTCAGGCTCTCGTTCCCCAGCCAAGGCGTGGGCACTGCAGGCTCGTGCCCCAGCAAGTGTGTGAcacttccctccctcttcctagAGCTGCTGCTGGACTGGAAGCAGAACGCTGATGAGATCATCGTCAAGCTGAACTTGGGCAGCGGAGCTCTGAAGGTGGAGGATGTGGATGCTGCTTTCACTGACACGGACTGTGTGGTCAAACTACCAGGTATGGGGAGTGGAGGGACTGCTGCAGATGTTTCGTCAGCTGGGCTCGGCGCAGCTAGAAGTGGGGCTGATCCAGGCAGGCATAAAACTTTTCCTTCAGAGGCAGTGCCCCGCTGTCAGCTGGCACAGCTTcagccagcaggcagggctgATACAAGAGCAGTGTAAAAGAAGAAGAGTGTAGAGCtgaggagggcaggagctggcctCTGCGCCAAGCGAGCAAGTGCCCACTGCTGCGCTGGTGCATCTCTGTCCCCTGCTTGCTAGGGTGACTGAGTCAGTCATGGGTATCCCTTGGAAAAGCGACCATGCCCCTGAGGGCAGAGAGGCCCAGGGCCTTCCCTCTGGGAAGGAGGCCAGCCAGATGTACAAAGCAAATCCAGGAAAGCTGGCATTACCCTGAAGGCTCCTGGGGTATGgtggcagcctgcctgcagcatccTTGGCTCTGGATGAGCGTTCCCTTGATCCCTGAGGCAGGTGAAAGGGGGCTGTGGGTTAGGTGACAGCTCTCTGGAGCGCTGCCTGAGGTGCCTGTCCCCCTCTGCTTGCAGACGGGCGCCAGTGGAGCTGTCAGTTCTATGAGGAGATTGAGAGCTCCTGCAGCAAGGTCCAGTGCAAGAAGGGCGACTTTCTACAGCTTGTGCTTCAGAAGAAGATCCCGCTGCATACCTGGTCTTCGCTTCTGGTGAGAAGGGGAGGATTTACCTTTTGAGGAGCTTACGGAGCCCGGGGGAGCTGGGGTGAGGGTTTCACTCCCTGCTCTTGAGCTGCTGAGGGAGCAATGTGGGGCACATCCTGCATCCACGTGCTTCCAGAGGCCACTGCCTCTGTGCCTTGCCTCTGTCCCAGGGAGGGCAATGTCATCGTACCCCTGTTCCTGCCTGCCCCACACTCTCCAGGTTTTGGAGCAGAGCCCTAGCGCATTTGGGGAAGGGCGAGTGAGGGTGAGGGGCTGACAAAGAGCATGAGAGGTGCTGCTGCCTGGATACCTTCCCACTGTGCTGCACTGCTtttcacagaagagaaggaaagatggaTCCAAAGAGCTGACCAAAGGGGCTGCATGCTGGGAGAACGGGAAGGAGaaggctgcttctgcagagctggcCCCTGAAGAGCTGAGGGCTGAAGGCACAGAGACACCGAGGTCCCGGCGGGAGCCTTCCAACCCCAAGCGCGCTCCGGGAAGAAGCGAGGCCCTGGGAGGGAAaagcccagccagcccagggacacAGAGCGGCCCCAGCGCCAAGCGGGCAGTATACCTCAAAGTGGCTCCCACTGAAGAGGGGCCAAATGCCAGAGTCACTGGGAGCATGGAGCCCAGCAAAGGGCACAGCGGGAGGGCAGGCAGCCGCCGCAATGGCAGAGCCAGCCAGGTCGATGGGCCTACAGCCCTCACAGACCTCGCACCGCCACTGGAGAAGGTACTTAGCACCCAGCCAAACGGGGCACCCCTGCTTCTCAGCCCCCGTGCAGAGGATGCTGCTTGCACAGGGACCCATCAATGCCGACGAGATGGGCTCCGGTGTTCTGTGGGGGTTGGCATGGGCCTGGCTGTGGTGGAGAAGAGGGTGACATGGGGACCCTGCAGTTGCTGGGCTGAGCGTGTGCTCTGGTGCTAAGGAGGCTGAGCCGAGCATGGGATGTGTGGGGGAAATGGGTGGCATGGGGCTGTGCCTGCCTGTCTGGCAGGAGTCACAGCGGATGAGCCAGGGCAGCTTGGGGGTGATGGTGTCTGTTTTTTACCATGTCCCTCTGTTTTGAAaggccgtggttttggccaaggAGACCGTTCCTGTGGAGATGCCACCTCTCACGGCTACCACAGAGGTGTTCCCCCACCGTGTTGCCACCTGTGTGGAGAAGAGGgtcctgcagccaggcagccctGCCGAGGCCTTGCGGGGCCGGGACTGTACAGCTGTCCTGGGAGAGAGCTCTAAGGCTGTCCCAGTGGCCACCCCTCCCCTGGGCAGAGACAGTGAGAAGAGGGACTGGTCCAAGGATGACGTGGCTCTGGAAGCAGCAGCTGATGGTGAGTGGCTGGAGCCCAGCGGTCAGCCTGGTTGGGAAAGTTCATCTGCTCAGGACCTCTCCTGGGTcagcctgcagtgctgcctcgGCGCGCAAAGAAGGTAATATCTCTCTCCATGGCTTTCCTTGCTCAGAGCCAGAGCCTGTTGTGAGCCTGACCTTTGTCAAGAATGACTCATACGAGAAGGGAAATGACCTGGTGGTGGTGCACGTCTACGTGAAGGAGATCCACAAGGAGACATCCAAGGTGTTGTTCCGGGAGCAAGACTTCACGCTGCTGTTCCAGACGAGGTACCGACATGCCTCGGGACAGTGCCAAGCTGCTGCGGAGCTCCGGACTATGGCCGGGTTACTTGTTCGTTCACTTCTTCTCACTCGCTCCCAATTTCTTTGCAGCGACACAAACTTCCTTCGCCTCCATCCTGGCTGTGGGCCTCACACAGTGTTCCGGTGGCAGGTGAAACTCAGGTATGGCTTCTATCCTTCTAGCCCACACCAGGGCAAGGGTGCTGAGAGTgcagagctggagcaggagccagTCCTGGCTGGCACGTCTGTGCAAGGAACGCTCATTTCTGCACCTGGGGGTCTCCCTTACGCCATGCTGCACTAATGCCCCAAGCCCAGGCTGCCTTGGCTCTGTGTGGTGGCTTGCAGGGGAGGAAATCCCAGTGCCTCCTTGCCTGCAGTTCCCCCCAGCCCGTTCCGGAGCTCTTGGGGATGGAGCCAGACCAGCCTATGTGCATTTGGGGTGGGCTGTCCAGTGGGAGGGGCATGTGGAGCCAAGCAGAATGAATCTGCCAGGAAGGGGGCCCTCTGTGTGCTCAATGTTATCCAGGCTCAAGGGTTTCTGCCCTTGTTTGCCAGGCCCACCTCAGGGTTGGTGCTAACTGGGTCCCTAATGCCTGGCGTCCATGGCACTACCTTGCAGAGGCTTTGGCATGTCTGAGGCTGCTGGGGGGTCTGGGGCACCCCTGACTTGCTGGGTGTCTTGCAGGAACCTTATTGATCCGGACCAGTGCACATACAACTTCATGGTGTCTCGCATCGACGTCTGCCTGAAGAAACGCCAGAGCCAGcgctggggggggctggaggcTCCAGCCACACGAGGTCTGCACCCTGCCTTTTTGTCTTGCCTGCCTGCTGCACCCTAGCAGGGCATGGGCCCTCCTCACTCCTGGCAGCAGCCAGATCGTGCCAGATTGTCCGGTGCAGGgttgtggggaaggaggggggctTAGTGGGTGTAGGCAGGAGAGGTTTAGGGCAAGGCAAGCCAAGCCAAGCTCTAGGGGAAGGGCATTGCTGTTCCCCTTGTTCATGGGGAAGAGGCATAGGAGAGAGCCTGTGTGCGAGCATGGACCAAGTGGCTCAGCCCCGCCGTGGGCAGCGCATGGTGCTGCTAACCACAGGCccacccttccccctttttaAGGTGCAGTGGGTGGTGCAAAGGTTGCCATGCCTACAGGCCCTACCCCTCTGGACAAGAACCCCCCTGGCAGTAACCAGCATCCCCTGTCCAGCAAGGAGGAGGCCCGAGCCAGCGACAAAGAGAAACCGCGTGTGGAAGATGGGAGTCTGGATGGTGTGGCAGCTCGTACAGCCCCAGAGCATGTGGCAGTGAAGCAAGAGCCCCACATCCCCTCGGTGAGTAGGTCTGCATGGGGTTTGACCtgggcagggggaaaggggggccCACTTGTCCATCTTGTGGGACTCCACCTCCCTGGTGTTGCTTTGGGGACTGGCAGACTGTTTCTGGAAGAGAAGGCAGCACTCCTCAGTCATAGCTGGCAGGACTGGGGGCAGCAATTGGCCTGTCTGTCCCAGTCCTGGTGGGAGATGGCATGATGGCTCCAGCCCAGCCATGTCTGAGGGATGCCTTGGCTTTTGGTTTCCTCCGGTGTTCCCAGAGAGACCCCCCGAGCGCAGCACTCTCACACCCTCCTCTTCTTTGGCAGCCCAAACCGACGTGCATGGTGCCACCAATGACACACAGCCCTGTGAGCACTGAGAGTGTGGAGGATGATGAGGATGAGGACGAGAAGAAGAAGGTGTGCCTGCCCGGCTTCACAGGGCTGGTGAACCTTGGCAACACCTGCTTCATGAATAGCGTCATCCAGTCCCTGTCCAACACCCGGGAGCTGCGCGACTACTTCCATGGTGAGCCCACACTGAGAGTCCAGCAGAGCCCTGTCACTCGGATGGTGCAGCCGGTGGCACCCTCGCTCTCCTGTGTCTCTTACAGATCGGTCCTTTGAGTCGGAAATCAACTATAACAACCCCCTGGGGACTGGGGGACGCCTGGCCATTGGCTTTGCCATGCTGCTGCGAGCGCTGTGGAAGGGCACACAccatgccttccagccctctAAACTAAAGGTAGGGCCGCAGTCACCAGCACTGCCGTGAGTCCCCACCACTCTTCTGTGGGCACCTGGATGCCCTGCTGGTGCCACTGAGAGCTaggtgggtgtgggtgggtgcAGCCAGGCTTTGTGTGTCGGACTGGCAGTGCTGCCAGGGGGCTGCTGACCAGCTCTGACTACTGTGCTCTCCCCAGGCAATCGTGGCCAGCAAGGCCAGTCAGTTCACTGGCTATGCCCAGCATGATGCTCAGGAGTTCATGGCCTTCCTACTTGATGGCCTGCACGAGGACCTCAACCGCATCCAGAACAAGCCCTATACAGAAACTGTTGACTCAGATGGGAGGCCCGACGAGGTGAGGATGTCCTTCCCCAAAGCCACTGGGAGAGCAGCCCTAGCCTGGGTGGTTTAGCATAGTGCTGACCCCTCTTTCCCCATAGGTGGTAGCTGAGGAGGCCTGGCAACGACACAAGATGAGGAACGACTCTTTCATTGTGGACCTTTTCCAGGGCCAGTACAAATCCAAGCTGGTGTGCCCAGTGTGTTCCAAGGTAGGGCAGCCCTTGGAGGGTCTGTTCCTGTCCTGGCTGTGCAGCAGCAGGCTTCTGACCCTCAGAGAGCACAGGTCACAGGGCAAGGCTCGATCTCAGGTcttctggggctgctgccccactGATCTCAGCCACAAGCACTTCCCACAACTGAATGTGCTCTCGCATCTGCAGGTGTCTATCACCTTCGACCCCTTCCTGTACCTCCCTGTGCCTCTCCCACAAAAGCAGAAGGTGCTGACTGTCTACTACTTTGCAAAGGAGCCGCACAAGAAACCGATCAAGGTAAAGGACACAGTCTGCTCTGGGGTAGGAGCCTGAGAGGGCTCCTGGAGATGCCCCAGGCAGCTGGTTGTGTGCCAGCAGGCTGAGCCTTGTGTTAAGGGCCCGCATGCCTTGGTGTGGTGTGACTGATGGGGCACTTTCTTGCTGGCAGTTCCTTGTGAGTATCAGCAAGGAGAACTCCAGTGCCATGGAGGTACTCGACTCGGTGGCCCACAGTGTGCATGTGAAACCAGAGAACCTGCGCCTGGCAGAGGTAAGAGTGCTCCAGCTGGGGAGCAAGCCGTGGGCTGCTCTTGTGGGCACCCTGGttcccacagctctgcagggaatATGGCCACTGACAGTCGCTTGCCATATGCCGCATATCCATGGGACAGATTTTGTCATGGGTGGCAGTGTCCTGCACAGGGTGCTGCCAAGCGGAGCCCTGCTAGGAGGGCTGGGCCACTGCAGGAGAGCAAGGGGTGTCCATCCTCCCCTGGTGGGTTGGTGAGCCGAGCACAGCATCCCTGTGGTGCTGCTGTCCCCGCAGCTCACTGTGGGGCTGAGATCTGTGGCTTTCTCAGGAGATGAAGTATGGGGCAGCCCTCACATGGTCTTGCTCCACTGCTTTCCTGCCAGGTGATCAAGAATCGCTTCCACCGCATGTTCCTGCCATCCAACTCGTTGGACACAGTCTCCCCCACAGACCTGCTGCTCTGCTTCGAGgtgctgtccccagagctggcCAAGGAGCGGGTGGTGGAGCTGCAGGTCCAGCAGGTAAGAAGGGATATTGGGACTGCCTGGAGGCATGCAGAGAGGCTGAGCCTGCGAGTGGGGCTGAGCAGGAGGGGGAGAGTTGCACACAAGAGTGACTAGCTGCGTTGAGCATGGATGCCCACTGGAGCTACCTTGTCCTGCCTGGGTGCCCTTCCCTGACCAATGGGTCCTTTCTCCTACAGCGTCCGCAGGTGCCCAGCGGCCCCATCGCCAAGTGTGCTGCCTGCCAGAAGAAGCAACTGCCTGAGGATGAGAAGCTCAGGCGCTGCACGAGGTGCTATCGAGTCGGTTACTGCAACGTGTGAGTTGACTTGGCGCATGGCAGGGAGGGATGATCTCCTGCCTTGAAGGGTTAGATGGGAGAGCTCAGTCCACTGGGAGGAGGTGGGATGGGTCTGGTCTTTGGGAGGGAGCCAGTCTGGCTGGTGGTGTTCCCCTTGTCCCCAGCACATCCCTCTGGCCCTGCCAAGCTCCTGCCCGGGGTGGACGCGGATGCTGGGTTCACCTGGGACTCTGTGTTACAGGGCATGTCAGAAAACACACTGGCCAGACCACAAGGCTTTGTGCCGCCCAGAGAACATCGGTTTCCCCTTCCTCATCAGTGTGCCGGAGTCCCGCCTGACCTATGCccgcctggcccagctgctggagggctATGCAAGGTGAGGGTCCAGGGAAGGAGGGTGTTTCTGCCCCGGAGCTGAGCTTGGCCCTGTGCCTGTCTGTCTCTGACTGTCACCTCCTTGCCCAGGTACTCGGTCAGCGTGTTCCAGCCTCCATTCCAGCTGGGACGGATGTCaccagagcaggggctgcagcctctgctcccggACAAGCTGGAGCCCCTGGCAAAGAGCAGCTGTgcagcagccacctctgcccctgagctgggggacggggacagggcttCCAGCCTCCTGCAGGAGCCCCCGCTCTCGCCAGCTCTGCCAGAGCTGCACCCGGAGCTGGGGGACACTGGCACTGTCCGGAGCAAGGTCCTGGCAGCCAGGAGTTCTCTGCTGAGCTTGGATTCGGGCTTCTCCGAGCACATGGAGTCGCAGGGCGACAGCTGTTGCGAGAAGGAGCCGTCCTATGAGAGAGCCCTCAAGCCAGAAGGTAAGAGATGTTGCGGTGATAACCGTGTCTGTGCTGGCAGCCCCAAGACAAAACAAGAGCAATTCTCCCTCCTTGGGG
This genomic window contains:
- the USP19 gene encoding ubiquitin carboxyl-terminal hydrolase 19 isoform X5 gives rise to the protein MSSSTNAPGQRRVSRGLDDAANKKKQKDRANQESKEVSHPELEQAETAQEKDSEEELLLDWKQNADEIIVKLNLGSGALKVEDVDAAFTDTDCVVKLPDGRQWSCQFYEEIESSCSKVQCKKGDFLQLVLQKKIPLHTWSSLLKRRKDGSKELTKGAACWENGKEKAASAELAPEELRAEGTETPRSRREPSNPKRAPGRSEALGGKSPASPGTQSGPSAKRAVYLKVAPTEEGPNARVTGSMEPSKGHSGRAGSRRNGRASQVDGPTALTDLAPPLEKAVVLAKETVPVEMPPLTATTEVFPHRVATCVEKRVLQPGSPAEALRGRDCTAVLGESSKAVPVATPPLGRDSEKRDWSKDDVALEAAADEPEPVVSLTFVKNDSYEKGNDLVVVHVYVKEIHKETSKVLFREQDFTLLFQTSDTNFLRLHPGCGPHTVFRWQVKLRNLIDPDQCTYNFMVSRIDVCLKKRQSQRWGGLEAPATRGPTPLDKNPPGSNQHPLSSKEEARASDKEKPRVEDGSLDGVAARTAPEHVAVKQEPHIPSPKPTCMVPPMTHSPVSTESVEDDEDEDEKKKVCLPGFTGLVNLGNTCFMNSVIQSLSNTRELRDYFHDRSFESEINYNNPLGTGGRLAIGFAMLLRALWKGTHHAFQPSKLKAIVASKASQFTGYAQHDAQEFMAFLLDGLHEDLNRIQNKPYTETVDSDGRPDEVVAEEAWQRHKMRNDSFIVDLFQGQYKSKLVCPVCSKVSITFDPFLYLPVPLPQKQKVLTVYYFAKEPHKKPIKFLVSISKENSSAMEVLDSVAHSVHVKPENLRLAEVIKNRFHRMFLPSNSLDTVSPTDLLLCFEVLSPELAKERVVELQVQQRPQVPSGPIAKCAACQKKQLPEDEKLRRCTRCYRVGYCNVACQKTHWPDHKALCRPENIGFPFLISVPESRLTYARLAQLLEGYARYSVSVFQPPFQLGRMSPEQGLQPLLPDKLEPLAKSSCAAATSAPELGDGDRASSLLQEPPLSPALPELHPELGDTGTVRSKVLAARSSLLSLDSGFSEHMESQGDSCCEKEPSYERALKPEAAIPGYQHTPDSLSARATQFYINKIDAANREHKLEDKGDNPLELTDDCSLALVWKNNERLKEFVLVESKELECVEDPGSASEAARAGHFTLEQCLNLFTKPEVLAPEEAWYCPKCKQHREASKQLMLWRLPNVLIIQLKRFSFRSFIWRDKINDMVDFPVRSLDLSKFCIGRKGEQQLPMYDLYAVINHYGGMIGGHYTAYARLPNDKNSQRSDVGWRLFDDSTVTTVDESQVVTRYAYVLFYRRRNSPVERPLPGHPADHRAERTPSAEAAASQASLIWQELEAEEQELQLEAPQRPARNSWRPRGQKWSPGTPQHPDEGCVRYFVLATTAAIVALFLNVFYPLIYQTRWR
- the USP19 gene encoding ubiquitin carboxyl-terminal hydrolase 19 isoform X3 encodes the protein MSSSTNAPGQRRVSRGLDDAANKKKQKDRANQESKEVSHPELEQAETAQEKDSEEELLLDWKQNADEIIVKLNLGSGALKVEDVDAAFTDTDCVVKLPDGRQWSCQFYEEIESSCSKVQCKKGDFLQLVLQKKIPLHTWSSLLKRRKDGSKELTKGAACWENGKEKAASAELAPEELRAEGTETPRSRREPSNPKRAPGRSEALGGKSPASPGTQSGPSAKRAVYLKVAPTEEGPNARVTGSMEPSKGHSGRAGSRRNGRASQVDGPTALTDLAPPLEKAVVLAKETVPVEMPPLTATTEVFPHRVATCVEKRVLQPGSPAEALRGRDCTAVLGESSKAVPVATPPLGRDSEKRDWSKDDVALEAAADEPEPVVSLTFVKNDSYEKGNDLVVVHVYVKEIHKETSKVLFREQDFTLLFQTSDTNFLRLHPGCGPHTVFRWQVKLRNLIDPDQCTYNFMVSRIDVCLKKRQSQRWGGLEAPATRVGGAKVAMPTGPTPLDKNPPGSNQHPLSSKEEARASDKEKPRVEDGSLDGVAARTAPEHVAVKQEPHIPSPKPTCMVPPMTHSPVSTESVEDDEDEDEKKKVCLPGFTGLVNLGNTCFMNSVIQSLSNTRELRDYFHDRSFESEINYNNPLGTGGRLAIGFAMLLRALWKGTHHAFQPSKLKAIVASKASQFTGYAQHDAQEFMAFLLDGLHEDLNRIQNKPYTETVDSDGRPDEVVAEEAWQRHKMRNDSFIVDLFQGQYKSKLVCPVCSKVSITFDPFLYLPVPLPQKQKVLTVYYFAKEPHKKPIKFLVSISKENSSAMEVLDSVAHSVHVKPENLRLAEVIKNRFHRMFLPSNSLDTVSPTDLLLCFEVLSPELAKERVVELQVQQRPQVPSGPIAKCAACQKKQLPEDEKLRRCTRCYRVGYCNVACQKTHWPDHKALCRPENIGFPFLISVPESRLTYARLAQLLEGYARYSVSVFQPPFQLGRMSPEQGLQPLLPDKLEPLAKSSCAAATSAPELGDGDRASSLLQEPPLSPALPELHPELGDTGTVRSKVLAARSSLLSLDSGFSEHMESQGDSCCEKEPSYERALKPEAAIPGYQHTPDSLSARATQFYINKIDAANREHKLEDKGDNPLELTDDCSLALVWKNNERLKEFVLVESKELECVEDPGSASEAARAGHFTLEQCLNLFTKPEVLAPEEAWYCPKCKQHREASKQLMLWRLPNVLIIQLKRFSFRSFIWRDKINDMVDFPVRSLDLSKFCIGRKGEQQLPMYDLYAVINHYGGMIGGHYTAYARLPNDKNSQRSDVGWRLFDDSTVTTVDESQVVTRYAYVLFYRRRNSPVERPLPGHPADHRAERTPSAEAAASQASLIWQELEAEEQELQLEAPQRPARNSWRPRGQKWSPGTPQHPDEGCVRYFVLATTAAIVALFLNVFYPLIYQTRWR